TCTCTAATCAAAAAGCAAAAGATATTCTCGAAGCAGATACCGATTTTATTGACGAAATCGGATTAAAAGAACATTTATCTGCAACACGCGCCAACGGTTTGGTTTCGATGGTAAAAAATATCAAAATGTATGCTTTGGCTTTTGATGCAAAAAACAAAAATTAAAGAAAATTAAACCATATAAGGCATATAAGAAAGTTTAAGTTTTGCTTTAAATGAACTTATATGACTTATATCGTTAGAAAAAATTAAAGTAGGTTTTATCTTTCTTTTTTATTTGTATCATTGCTAAAAAAAGTAATGATTACAAAGAAATATTTGACTGATTTAATTTATCAGGTAAACGGAGCGGCGATTGAAGTTCATAGAAAAATTGGAGCAGGACTTTTAGAAAGCATTTATCATCAGTGTATGATTAAAGAACTTTCTTTAAGAGGAATTAATTTTCAATCAGAATTAAAAATTCCTATTGAATATAAAGGTTTAAAATTGGAATCAGATTTAAGATGTGATCTATTTATTGAAAATTGCTTAGTTCTAGAATTAAAAGCAGTTGATCAAATTATTCCAATTCATGTCGCCAAACTAATGTCTTATATGAAACTTCTAGAATCTCCAATCGGACTAATGATAAATTTTAATGTAACAAATATTTATCACGAAGGTCAAAAAACATATGTCAACGATTTATATCGCTGGTTAGAAGAATAAAAATAAATTTATTAAACCATATAGTAATATTAAGAAAATTTAAGTTTTGCTTTAAATGAACTTACATGACTTATATGGTAAAAAAAACAAAAAAATGGAACAAGAAATAGACACAAACGAATTAGGAGAATCAATCGTAAGAGTTTTAAAAGGCATTTACGATCCTGAGATTCCTGTAGATATTTATGAATTAGGATTAATCTACGACGTAATGGTAAACACAGATTACGAAGTAAAAATCTTAATGACACTTACTTCTCCAAACTGTCCGGTTGCCGAAAGTTTACCAAGAGAAGTTGAAGAGAAAGTAAAAACAATCGAAAACATCAAAGATGTTGATGTTGAAATTACTTTTGATCCGCCTTGGAGCAAAGATTTAATGAGCGAAGAAGCGAAATTAGAATTAGGAATGCTTTAATATTTGTTTCAGGTTTAAAGTTTCAAGTTAAAAGTTAAGCAACTTGAAACCTGAAACTTTAAACTTGCAACCAACTTTTCACATGGAAGAAATCATCAATAAAGTTGCCAATAGTGCCTTAGAAGTTTTTGATTTGGAGGATTATTATCCAAAAGGAATACGTATTCAGATTGACATTTCGCAATGGCTTTTGGAAGGATTTTTACTAAAAGAAAAAGACTTTAGAGAACATCTTAAAAATCACGATTGGTCGCAATATCAGAATCAGTATGTGGCTGTACATTGCAGTACAGATGCCATTATACCTGCGTGGGCACTAATCTTGGTCAGCGTTCATTTAGCTCCTTTTGCTAAAA
This portion of the Flavobacterium gelatinilyticum genome encodes:
- a CDS encoding GxxExxY protein; translation: MITKKYLTDLIYQVNGAAIEVHRKIGAGLLESIYHQCMIKELSLRGINFQSELKIPIEYKGLKLESDLRCDLFIENCLVLELKAVDQIIPIHVAKLMSYMKLLESPIGLMINFNVTNIYHEGQKTYVNDLYRWLEE
- a CDS encoding DUF2480 family protein, giving the protein MEEIINKVANSALEVFDLEDYYPKGIRIQIDISQWLLEGFLLKEKDFREHLKNHDWSQYQNQYVAVHCSTDAIIPAWALILVSVHLAPFAKKIVNGTIEDLDASLYEEILSKIDYSVYKSKPVIVKGCSRKPVPMRAYILATNYLQPFARSIMYGEACSAVPLYKESKK
- a CDS encoding SUF system Fe-S cluster assembly protein, with the translated sequence MEQEIDTNELGESIVRVLKGIYDPEIPVDIYELGLIYDVMVNTDYEVKILMTLTSPNCPVAESLPREVEEKVKTIENIKDVDVEITFDPPWSKDLMSEEAKLELGML